In one Raphanus sativus cultivar WK10039 unplaced genomic scaffold, ASM80110v3 Scaffold2204, whole genome shotgun sequence genomic region, the following are encoded:
- the LOC130505358 gene encoding UDP-glucuronate 4-epimerase 1, whose product MPSIEDELFPSTPGKFKIDRSNRQLHRCFASTSTMFLWALFLIALTASYLSFQSFVDSGSRYLTASWGGIQWEKQVRTSAQIHRSGGISVLVTGATGFVGSHVSLALRKRGDGVVGLDNFNNYYDPSLKRARRSLLSSRGIFVVEGDLNDAKLLSKLFDVVAFTHVMHLAAQAGVRYALENPQSYVHSNIAGLVNLLETCKSANPQPAIVWASSSSVYGLNEKVPFSESDRTDQPASLYAATKKAGEEITHTYNHIYGLAITGLRFFTVYGPWGRPDMAYFSFTRNILQGKPITIYRGKNRVDLARDFTYIDDIVKGCLGSLDSSGKSTGSGGKKRGSAPYRIFNLGNTSPVTVPILVDILEKHLKVKAKRNFVEMPGNGDVPFTHANISSARNEFGYKPTTDLETGLKKFVRWYLSYYGYNSKAKLVH is encoded by the coding sequence ATGCCTTCCATAGAAGATGAGCTGTTTCCGTCAACGCCGGGTAAATTCAAAATCGACCGTTCAAACCGTCAGCTCCACCGCTGCTTCGCCTCGACGAGCACCATGTTCCTCTGGGCCCTCTTCCTCATCGCCCTCACCGCCTCCTACCTGAGCTTCCAGAGCTTCGTCGACTCCGGCAGCCGGTACCTCACCGCCTCCTGGGGCGGCATCCAGTGGGAGAAACAAGTCCGAACCTCCGCTCAGATCCACCGCTCCGGCGGAATCTCCGTCCTCGTCACCGGCGCCACCGGATTCGTCGGCAGCCACGTGTCCCTCGCCCTGCGGAAACGCGGCGACGGCGTCGTCGGGCTCGACAACTTCAACAACTACTACGATCCTTCGCTCAAACGCGCGAGGAGGTCTCTCCTCTCCTCCCGAGGGATCTTCGTCGTCGAGGGAGACCTCAACGACGCGAAGCTGCTCTCCAAGCTCTTCGACGTCGTCGCCTTCACTCACGTGATGCACCTCGCGGCTCAGGCCGGGGTTCGATACGCGCTGGAGAATCCTCAGTCGTACGTCCACAGCAACATCGCGGGGCTAGTCAACCTCCTCGAGACCTGCAAATCGGCGAATCCTCAGCCGGCGATCGTCTGGGCGTCCTCCAGCTCCGTTTACGGACTCAACGAGAAAGTGCCTTTCTCCGAATCGGACCGTACGGATCAGCCGGCGAGTCTCTACGCGGCGACGAAGAAGGCGGGAGAGGAGATCACCCACACTTATAACCATATTTACGGTCTTGCCATCACCGGTTTAAGATTCTTTACGGTTTACGGGCCATGGGGTAGACCGGACATGGCTTACTTCTCCTTCACGAGGAATATTCTCCAAGGTAAACCGATCACGATATACCGGGGGAAGAACCGGGTCGATTTGGCGAGGGATTTCACTTACATCGACGATATAGTCAAAGGATGTTTAGGATCTCTCGATTCGTCGGGTAAGAGTACCGGTTCGGGCGGGAAGAAGCGTGGTTCGGCACCGTACCGGATCTTCAACCTAGGGAACACGTCGCCGGTTACGGTTCCGATCCTGGTGGATATTTTGGAGAAGCATCTCAAGGTGAAAGCGAAGAGGAACTTCGTGGAGATGCCTGGAAACGGCGACGTTCCGTTCACGCACGCGAATATTAGCTCCGCCCGAAATGAATTCGGGTATAAACCGACAACCGATTTGGAAACCGGGTTGAAAAAGTTCGTTAGGTGGTATCTTTCTTATTACGGATACAACAGTAAAGCCAAGCTTGTACATTAA